ggtaacgctaacactggtaaattctggctccttctcaggctcaggttggccacccctgacttaGGCAGTTCCCtccacttttaaaaatgactttCCATTCTTTTGCCTTTACTACCCGGACACCTTATCCCATTTCCCTTGGTGAATGCTGTGACCAGCTGACATTGATTCAGCAAAGGTCTTAAGCAAGTGCCTCGCTTGGGACTActtacattcatttttaaagagCTGCACATGCTTAGGTACCTTGCTGAACAGGGATTTAAAGGGGGCTTGTTTTTAGTTTATCCTCCCCATCAGGCTGCAGCATCCAAGCCTTTCAGCTGTCTTCACCTGATGGGAGTGTAATAAAGCAAGATACCCAACAGCCCCATCTGTGACACAGCACTGCTCATCTTCCTTCACACCCCTACCGGAATCTTTAGATCAAAAGCTTCTTGGATTTACAGGCTGTGGCCGGATTTGTAAAGATAGTTaagcattgctgtgctcagcattgcaatgtctAACTCATTGAGGAGCCTAGATCTCATTTTTAACTGGGATTTAAGCAcgtaggagcctaaatcctattgaCAGTTGATggggtttaggctcctaaatgcttctatcccttttgaaaatgagatttagactcctaaattaGTTAGGTGTTGCAGGGCCAAATACAGTGATGGAGCACCATGGAACAACAGTTATACGCACCTAGGAGTTACTGCCCTTCATCATTCAAAGACCTTTACCATAGCCTAGGATAAGGGttgtgatttaaaataaaaaaaaaaaaaaaaaaaaaaaaagtggagatatcctatctcctagaactggaagggactttgaaaggtcattgagtccagccccctgccttcactagcaggaccaagtactgatttttgccccagattcctaagtggccctctcaaggattgaacttataactctgggtttaggaggccaatgctcaaacaactgagctatccctcccccacaacatACAGCATACTGCTGGCCAGTAGATAAGGTGCACAATTTTTTTGGTGAGAGGGAGGCATTATTAAAACCCAGAACAACAATGAAAACCTAAGAGGAGATGTTTTCATTGCTAGCTCATTCCTTTCTACATCCTTGCACTGGAATGCCTTGGGCTTGACAGACAAGACCAGGGGGACAAAATACTCACTTGCAAATGGACTGCTTGTTTTGTACACTGGCATGTTCAGTTTCTGCACGCCATGTCTACAGCTTagcagatttagatgaaatctcaggggaaaacttcctaactgcaagaacagtaggacaatggacaGACTGCCGAGGGAGGCTGTAGAATCTCCTTCACTGTGGTttacaaaaggaggctggagccatctgtcttggatggtttagatacaACAAATCCTACATCTTGGCAGAGGGGTTAGACTAGAGGGGCCTTTGGCCCCTTCTACCCATAAGATTCTATGTAATTACAGAACTTGGGAGTTTCATTTCCATACAAAAGCTATTGCTGAAACACTTCTTGGAACATCACGCCATCTATAAGTTTGCTCTCTTCGTTAAAGTTACACTTGCTGATGTATGAGGCGTTTTTTTTGAACTGCTAAAATATAAAGCAGTTTTCTTTCTCTTTGTTTAAACAGGGTggagagggctgggctgggcaaggTTAGTGTGGCAGAATACAACTTTTGCAATACATAAGCATTCTGTCAGCAATTACAACATCCAAAGTTCCTTATTCACTTACCAGGAAGTGCCTTGTGTCAGCATCGTCTTGCTGGGCAAGTCTGTAAATAGATTCTCCTTCAGAACACTCACTCAGAGCACCACCCTGttccatttctctctcccccaccaaccACCTTCACCTTATATGATCTGATCTAAAGATAAAAAGGCCCAGTTCCTCAAAGGTTACAAATCACAGGACTTCAATGCAGTCAAATGCTACGCTGATTTACAGCAGGATGTTGCCCAACATGAATTTCCTGGACAATACCAGCCCTAGTTCCAACAAAGACAAGTCAGCTCTTCAGATATTAAGTTTTTGGTGAAGAGCAGTTTTCTGCAAATCActtaacaaaattaaataaaaccaaCCCACCACAATAGCTATTCTTTGGTGACAATAGCCTCCACTTGTTCCTGCTTACCATAAACTATGAACTGGCTCTGGTTTGCttaaaaactgcaaaaaaaaaaaaaaaaatcccatagatAACTTACCAAACTTCTTCTAAAAGATTCTAAAAATGCAGCAatctctggggtggaacccaGAAGCTATTTTAACAGCGCTCAGTCACACTACACAATCGTCTAGTACAGACAGAGAATAATAGCTAATTGAAATTGCTGGGGAAATTTCAGGAGGCAGGATGTAAAATAAAACTGTTACAGAAAGAaccaaatacatttattaattgATCTTGTACAGCGGTTCTGTTACATATCATTTAAAATGATTATAAAAACATTCAGAGAAGAAAACAATTGTGTAAAAAGTTCAGTATAATTAACATGCTCAAAATTCTGTGTTGAGTAAAGACTCTGGACCCTAACTTGATCATTTAGATAAACACACAATATTAGCTTAGTCTTCCCAACCTATACTGATGAATAGGTACCACATATACGCTAACCATTATTATGGGTAGGGTACAAAATGCATAGATGATTACTAGGGTCTACAGCAGGAGGGATTTGTCCATGTTCCCTTTTCAACAATAATTTTATATATAGTAATCATGAATACCACCAACTTCTCACATTATAAAGTGAAGACATAAATACAAGCTAATTTGAATGTCCTACTTTGGCACCCAATGAAGAAGCATCAGATAGCTAAGGGTACACCAGAAAATACTTTCAGGGTGGCATTAGAGTTGATTGGACCCTGATCATATACACTGTTAAAGTATATTTTATGCACCATGCAGTGTCAACAGTGAACACCTAGACCCTTTATATGACAATGAATCCAGTGTAATACAAAGATGCTTTGATGTGATCTTCTGCTTTACTGGGAGAAAGATTCCTCAGTCATACATATCAATAAAGAGATCAGTACTGATTTTCAATTCCCCATGTCACTTGCTGGGGCGAAAATTCTAGTTCTCAGTAGAAGTGGGTTTGTTTGGCGAGTAAATTACATAGCTGGAGGGTTAGCAATACTCAAAGTACTGAAATACTGATAGCTATGAATGGATTCTAGTAGAAAAAAGCCCTGAATGTGACTGATTGATTGTAGTTACTCACCAGCACAGACGAGTGTTGTAAATAACAGAGAAGGAGCTAAACAGaggtcaaaatatttttttaaaaattagtgatCACTGATTTCATTGTAACAAAATCTGTAATAAGACATTAACTCTAACATTTGTATAGGTTTTTAGTTGTATGGCTCCTTATGACGTAATCGCGCACTCCAGTCTCAAGCGAGACTACCTCTGATGGCATTTTCCAAGAGAATTTCCAtcgacatcaatgggagttatgcctGAGTAAGAACCACAGGACTGGACCCACTGATAGAAGTCTTTGTGGTTGAATCCCTGAATGGCTGTtttacaaagggccaaattctgtgctggcTTATTAATTAAGTGAAACTTCACTCAAATGAAGTCTAGCAAAAGTCAGTGCAGAAGTGGATGCAGTCTATCCAGAGTTCTATGTTTCTGTGTACAATCTATATACCATAATTTACTGAAAAGCGGAGCTTAGAAACAGATCCTAATTTGAAGCAGCTTTTACAGCAACAACGCAAATGAAGCACACCCTTTATAAAGACTGAACTGGACTGTTCTACAGatcccattttaaaatgttaacaacTTGTGCGCTACATAGACATTTAAATAATGAAGCCGATTTCATTGCATGCAAGGAATTATTTTCAGCTGAGATATCAAAAGCTTGTTTGACATCTTTGAAATTCTATATACAGAAAAAGTTAATACTCCATGTGACTAAGCAGCAATAATAATATTTGTACTTAATATCTGCATGCAGAGAGGAAAATGAACCTATTGCAAATGCTATTACATTTATTTCCAGCTACAACCAGGACTTAGACAGCTATCTGAATTCCCACTCTTCCAAAAGAAACCATCTGCAGTCATGACATCTTCCTGGACCTAACTATTACGCTAGTACTCTTTACCCTGTATTTTTGTTTCAGCTAATTATACAAGTGGAAACAGATGACAAAATATCCTGTCCAAGAAATATCAGCACTTGATGGGATCAGGCAGAACAATCCAAGTCACATGGGTCATCTTAGTTGTCACCATCATCTTCAGTCTGCTCTCGCAAACCATCGCTCTGACGACTTTTTCCAGACATTTCTAACAAGGCGTGAGCCTCGGGGTCTGTATCCAGGATGCTCTTCTTACCCTTTATCTTAAACAAAATCGAAAAGGCAATTTAAAATGTCATCACAAATGTCAACAAGGTCAAGTCACAAGTAAATTAAGCTTGAATATCCATAAGCTGCTTGTTCGGCTTTAAAGATTGTTATGATGATTTCCCAGGTGCATGTAAACGGAAAAGATTCACTAGGACATACCAACTACTTTGCGCCGCTCCAGTGACACAAGACAGCTGTAAGGTTGGCTTAGCAGGCCAGTTTACTGTTTATGGTTGCTTTGGGTCACAAACCAGACAGAATATACTGGTTAATCTGACCCAATATTTCAAGTGCAGACGTGAACTTTTAAGTGATTCAACTACAATTTGACAGTCTTCCTAAAAGACTAGTTCTGTTTCTATTTCCAGACGTGTGCGCACTGTATAGCCTCTGGGCATGTTTACAGAATGTGAAAAGAAAATATCAGCTGCGTAAAATAGAcaatgtaacacacacacacacctgaggaAAATTTACTGTACAAAGACAGATTTCCCAACCTGGCCTCAGGAGCAGAGAAACTTTCATACAAGTTTATTTATGCATGTCTTAGGCAATAAGACCTTCCCCACTTGTTCTTATTGAAACCAAGCCCCACAGAGATTTCCTGCATCCCTGACTGAATTATGGCTCTCTTGATTCCCTTCTCTTTAACACCCGAAATAATCCCAACTCCCTCTTTGATATTTACATGCTTCAAATATATAGCATCATAGAGTTATTTTAAAGGATTACAATAGCACAGCCAATGTTTCATACAGACAGCTGCAGTAGTCGTGGTTTGCTCCATTTATGCCTCTTGTTCCAGTTGGCATATGTACTTTATGTGTTTTAAATTGCAGAAAGTATTTAGCTGCCATAGCAATGGGTGCTAGGACAAAAAAGTCAACATATTTAAAACATCGTAGAAATATGTTAAATATATTCTCTGTTGTATGTTTCTACACATGTAGGTTAATTTTGCCAGCTTTTGAAACACTGTATTCACTTACCACTGCGCTTTTTGGGAGATCTCCCACTGCCCACACCTCCATGGCATCTATTGTAAAGTTTTCATTAGCTGACAGCTGAGGACTGTTATAGGTGGTACAGCTAGGTTTCGCTCTGCTGTGTCCATTCCCATAGTTACTGTCTATCCAGAGCCCAAAGTAATCATGCTGTCCTCCCATGCCCTGTGAAATAAATCATCACATTAAATACTTATTAAACACACATAAACCAGAAACTAGGCCAAGGCTCAGGGGTAGACTGTAAGTTGCTAGTTTCAGTATTTATGGCCAAATTTCCAAAGCTGGTAAAATGGGGCATTTCAAATCAGCTTGTGTTTACATATCCAAATTGAACCTTTGTGTGTGCAAACTATCTGTACAATACCCACCTTGCAGGTCCTACAGGAGCATGACAATTCTGCAGCCACATCAGCTGTACCTTGCTTTGGAAATGTAACCCGCTATGTAGTCTAACAGCTACTGTTTGTTTGACAACATGCCCATTTTAACAAGGCGATACCCATTTTAGCCAAGACTTTCCCATTTAAAGCAACAAGTACAATTtgatgtgactttctttaaagcaAGATTTCACTGGGATGCAGTGATTACTGAAGTAACTACTGAGGCAATGCTGACACATTCTGTCTTAAAACATTTGCCTGCTTGTTTAAAATAACTGAAATCCACCATGGTGCTGAGGACTCATGCAAAGTCCTCTCCACCTGTAAGACCCCGAACAGAGAACTTCCGGGGGTAGTCACACAGAGACAGACTGTACAACCCTTGTACATAGTTTTTGATGGGGGTTTCTTTATGCCAGCCATGCATAAACCAGCGTGGAGCGTGGCAGTGAGAAGAGATTAAGGATGAGTCATATGGATCTTCAATTACGCAGGTCTTGGGAATCTAACACCAAGTAAATGGTGTGGACATGTGCCACCAACTCTTCCAGCCAATAGGATGGAGTGGCAGCATCCGGAGGGCTGCATGCCAATGTTGAATGTTGTTCCCAACCTGAGGATGAATTCCACTCCTTAATTCCCCCAGAAACTTCACCTGTGCAAAGCCAAGTTACTTGGGTTAGAAATGCATGAAATGGATTTTACCCTAAACAgtttactgtttaaatatgaacatCAGCTGTAAATAATCAGCTAAACTGGCATCTTTACTCTGAATGAAAACGTATTAAGGTGAGAAATCCTCACAGTAAAAGCGCTGAGCTAATACACAAGGAGAAAACTTCCTTTAAGAATCATAGCACATGAAATATGTCAGCTTAAAAAGGCAGAAACAAATACACAAGACACTTTCAAAGACCAGCCACGAATCTGATTTCCAAACTGTCATTTCTTAGTACTTACGAGTCCATTTGGCATAGTTTGCTGCCCATGATTCAAATACATGTAGTGGTCATTGTATCCAGTGTCCGTGTACACCGCGAGAGAGGGAGAAACGGAAAACAAAAAGCATCTGTTGTCACCTATAAATTGCAGCAGCGTAAAGTGTCGGAGACAAAACAATGGACAAAGTGTGACTTACTTATGAATAGGACAGGAAAGCAAGATCccaaaaagcagcagcaaaacGGTTCAGAAACAGCGCTGATATGTCAACAGTGCCAGTACTGATGCTTCGTCAAGACACATAGCCAGAGTCTGTTCTCTGTTATAGCTACACAGCACCACAGACATCAATGGGATTGCATGGctataaatgagggcagaatctaGGGATCCTGGGTATGTTTGATTACAATGTAAGGACCGGGCTACCCACAAAACATGCACGGGTTCACCTACAtagtttttaaatccatttagttGGAGCAGTGCAAACCCCTATGTGTGGACACTCTTGGTTCTATCTACAACTGGGATGTATCAATTCAGCTTGATCGACGTAAAAAACACTTTTAGTTAAGCATGATGCAAGTTTTGTATGTAGATTAGGCCTAAGGGTCTGATGCTTCAGCGCCTTGCACCTCTTATTTGCACCTGTATAAGCGAAGTGTAAAATGCCATCTAAGCAGCATGTAGCATATTACCTTTATCTTGCACAGGTGTGTTTACACACAGTACAAGACACTGGCAAATCAGGGCCTACATTTTCACaaattaggccccaattcagcaaagtatgtgcttaagtactttgccaAATCAAGACCTCAGCTAACATTTCCCCTTGAGTTTAAGAAACTCAGAACTAACAATGTGAAACAATATCTTGGATAATGCCCTACTGAACAGTTGGCAAGGGACCCAGACTGAAAGGTTAATTAAAACCATAACTTTTTACAAATGAGTAATATGGAGTAAAATGAGCAAATATGTAATTTAGGGAGTTATATTAATAAATGAGAATGTTCAGCAGGGTAAGCTATCTATTAAGTCAATGCAACAGAGTTTCTACTCTCACAAATCAATTTTCTCTGCAAAATTTCACAAGGATTTTTATCAAATCTCATTTTTCCTGTCTAATTTATCAGGTCAAGGAGTGCTTGATTCAATATCTACAAGTTAAAAAGTGTCCCCTGCAATAAGATGCCACCGGTTTCTGTAACCCGTCTGCCACAACTGTTTTCTAAGGGAGAACATGCgcctgacgaagtggatattcacccacgaaagtttatgctccaatacatctgttagtctataaggtgccacaggactctctgttgctgttCTCTAAGAGCAAATGCTAAAGAACTGTTGCAAGAATTCTCACCAGAAAAAAACTGTGATAATGCGCGAGGCAAGCtgcatttgaaaagaaaataacttGGCCATTTAAAATTCTTCAAATCCTCTCCTCTCAAATTCCAACCAACCCAAAGGCACTCATTAACCCACATGATTAGCAACTGGCCTGGCAATATATTTTGTAAATTAACCTGCTGGAGTGAGAGAAACACAAAAATCATATTCAAATGTTACCTTGCATATATTTTTTCTTCAGTTACTACTTCAAAAGCTAAAGTCCCCTCTGCCCaagttttgtaaagggaaaataAAGGGTTCGGCTAGCATGAGTGAGagcttttagatccaaggggaacCCCTTGTTGCTGTATTTTAAACAGGAACAGAAATATCCATCTAGTCATATACAGAAATATCCATCTGTTAGATGTAAGACCAATTCTGCTGAGCTTCAGCAATGGCATTCCGGTgacacagagcagaatttggctgtgtgtgtgtgtgtgtgtgtgtgtgtgtgtgtgtgtgtgtgtgtgtgtgtgtgtgtgtgtgtgtgtgtgtgtgtgtgtggtattttTTACTATGTAAAGCAACAGCCAAACAAATGTAAGACCGCCATCTAGTGGACATTTATTTTAATCTATTACATAATGAAGTTTGGTGGGCCAcattcttctctcatttacaccaatggaGCTCCATGGGTAGAACTGCAAAGATCATTTGTTCTAGGGTATTTATTCTGTGGTCAGTAAGTCCTGTGGGTTTAACAATTGTCAATGAATAACAGATACAAACTGTAAAGCAACCATCAGTATTGGGTCCGAGTTCACAATAAGGCAGAGGAACTTGCCAGGTTTTTACCAACATACCGAATGATAATTTCATTTTGAATGTAAGGAAGCATTTCCTACATTTTAGAGAAGCATAATATGTGTTATCCCAGTAAAATTCCTGAGTTCGGGAAGTGGATATAGAAAGGTATTCCTGCTAAACAACATGGAATGCAAAAGATACCGATGAGCCACACATCAACGACCAGTGTGGCTACATTCTGCTCTTGTAAGAGCATCAACCTAGCAGGTGAAGAGACATTTTCTAAGGGAATcaataaatgaaagaaaaaatggtTTGATTAAACTGTGTTTTGTAAGGGTTCATCTACTGGATGTTGTCTTACCAATATTATGGGCAACTCTGTATATGAGAAAACAGAAAATAGGGAGTGGAGAAGAACTACAGGGTCAACAAATTATTCTTCCACTGAGACAGATAAGCTTTTGAAATTAAGTCAAAAGATAGCCACATGTTAAAATTTGGAAGAGAACAGATTCAACGGTCTTGCAAGAGTTCCTTCCCCTTCGCTCCCTTGATAAAGTCTTCATTAACACATGCCATGCTGCTACTCTAAGCCATGAGATTTTTgcagaaaaataaagaaattctTACCTTGAAATTGTGGTTTAGCATCCCATGATTGTGATGCAAACCCACCAAAGATATATCCATCCGAGTCCTTTAAGACCAATATACAGGGACCCTTGTTTACGATTTGCCCACACAGCTGTGAAAAACTTTCTCCGTGAACCCGAGAAGAAAACAAAAGCCTCCACTTGAGCTGTAGCTCCGAGGGTAGCTGGGAGTTGATGTATATGATGGATGGGATGTCCAGAAAACTAACAAATCTTCTTCCTTTGATGCCCTTGCATTCTGGAACCAAATTGACTAGGTCTTCAGCGTGATCTGGGAGCGAATGCAGGACAAGGAGCCCCTGCCTGACAATAACACTGAGGAAAGTAGAGATCTGTGGAACTTGGAACACCCAGTTCTCAATGGTACTTTGATCACACATGGCATCCATCAGAGGCGGTCCCACGAGTTTCTTCCCATCTACATAATGAACAGGTTAACACAAGGTAGCTTGTACATTTCTCACAAGGAATCTGCAAAGCTGCTTATAGCATCCAAGTCTATATCTTCCCCTAAGTATATAATTACCTGCCTTCTAATTTTTTACAGTGGAAACACTTAGTCACATTTGTTCATTATTTGAATATTAAACTGCATATGGAAGGAGCTAATACTGTCCGCAAGATTCAGTAAACATATGCGTTGGAAAGGGGCATAGCGCTTGGTAACTTGGGACAGCCTCTAGCTGTGTTGGAAAGATGGTTGAGAAATATGATGTCTCAGTTATAACGGATCAGATGGCTTTTAAAAGATGAAAGATCTAATACCGTAGCATAGCAAAGCATGATCTTGTTCATCCAGCAGAAGCAAAGACTGCCATAAATGGATATAAATGC
Above is a genomic segment from Chrysemys picta bellii isolate R12L10 chromosome 14, ASM1138683v2, whole genome shotgun sequence containing:
- the MEAK7 gene encoding MTOR-associated protein MEAK7 isoform X1, which codes for MLGLSPSPTYAASNKDTLKTPTEETGSDFKGFHHFFEKMGNVESSCYENHLSRFLPEEKTDIDGVFDTLSGSDRSGGVKIGKATRKAVTLAMLKAHVQEALPEQMTSRLYNGMKSIDLTGKSPESSEQIVKEQFIIFMSALLKGNVEEKSSIIMRMISSTEGPVKGKQIQEFTEDLITSVVHVLSYRNLLKGWNLEETQDPASGVKALVSQLLSELKLEDGKKLVGPPLMDAMCDQSTIENWVFQVPQISTFLSVIVRQGLLVLHSLPDHAEDLVNLVPECKGIKGRRFVSFLDIPSIIYINSQLPSELQLKWRLLFSSRVHGESFSQLCGQIVNKGPCILVLKDSDGYIFGGFASQSWDAKPQFQGDNRCFLFSVSPSLAVYTDTGYNDHYMYLNHGQQTMPNGLGMGGQHDYFGLWIDSNYGNGHSRAKPSCTTYNSPQLSANENFTIDAMEVWAVGDLPKSAVIKGKKSILDTDPEAHALLEMSGKSRQSDGLREQTEDDGDN
- the MEAK7 gene encoding MTOR-associated protein MEAK7 isoform X3 codes for the protein MGNVESSCYENHLSRFLPEEKTDIDGVFDTLSGSDRSGGVKIGKATRKAVTLAMLKAHVQEALPEQMTSRLYNGMKSIDLTGKSPESSEQIVKEQFIIFMSALLKGNVEEKSSIIMRMISSTEGPVKGKQIQEFTEDLITSVVHVLSYRNLLKGWNLEETQDPASGVKALVSQLLSELKLEDGKKLVGPPLMDAMCDQSTIENWVFQVPQISTFLSVIVRQGLLVLHSLPDHAEDLVNLVPECKGIKGRRFVSFLDIPSIIYINSQLPSELQLKWRLLFSSRVHGESFSQLCGQIVNKGPCILVLKDSDGYIFGGFASQSWDAKPQFQGDNRCFLFSVSPSLAVYTDTGYNDHYMYLNHGQQTMPNGLGMGGQHDYFGLWIDSNYGNGHSRAKPSCTTYNSPQLSANENFTIDAMEVWAVGDLPKSAVIKGKKSILDTDPEAHALLEMSGKSRQSDGLREQTEDDGDN
- the MEAK7 gene encoding MTOR-associated protein MEAK7 isoform X2, coding for MNCNIQWGFHHFFEKMGNVESSCYENHLSRFLPEEKTDIDGVFDTLSGSDRSGGVKIGKATRKAVTLAMLKAHVQEALPEQMTSRLYNGMKSIDLTGKSPESSEQIVKEQFIIFMSALLKGNVEEKSSIIMRMISSTEGPVKGKQIQEFTEDLITSVVHVLSYRNLLKGWNLEETQDPASGVKALVSQLLSELKLEDGKKLVGPPLMDAMCDQSTIENWVFQVPQISTFLSVIVRQGLLVLHSLPDHAEDLVNLVPECKGIKGRRFVSFLDIPSIIYINSQLPSELQLKWRLLFSSRVHGESFSQLCGQIVNKGPCILVLKDSDGYIFGGFASQSWDAKPQFQGDNRCFLFSVSPSLAVYTDTGYNDHYMYLNHGQQTMPNGLGMGGQHDYFGLWIDSNYGNGHSRAKPSCTTYNSPQLSANENFTIDAMEVWAVGDLPKSAVIKGKKSILDTDPEAHALLEMSGKSRQSDGLREQTEDDGDN